NNNNNNNNNNNNNNNNNNNNNNNNNNNNNNNNNNNNNNNNNNNNNNNNNNNNNNNNNNNNNNNNNNNNNNNNNNNNNNNNNACCTACCTTAGTTTTCGAGCTATGTTACCGTCTCATGCGCCTTGCGGGGAGAAGCCACAATTTTCTCTACGAAATATCATTACTTTTATCCATTCCAGAGTGGCGCATCTAGGGTGAACGTTATCAAGTCACTCAAACTTTCCATACGCAAAAAGAAAGATCCTCGGTTATTGCAGATCTCCTCTTTAAACGAAAGTTTATCAACTCTGCTAGATATCACGATAAACTACGATGCAACGGATCCCAGAGATAAAGTATATGCTATTCTAGGCTTCCTGGAAGAACTTGGATACAAATCACCCCTTAGGGTCAGTTATCGTATCTCTGTTGAGGACCTTTACACTCAAGTCGCAATGATTATACAGCAGAACAGTGAGACTTTGAAGGTCATGAGCCACGTGGAGGTTAATCCGTCAACCCGCCAAGGAAAACTGTCTACCCTGCCCTCATGGGTCCCTAACTAGACTATGTCGTCGAGTCACAAGTCGATAGTTGAAAGGGCAGCGTTCTTAGATCTAAAGCAGCAAACGCAAGACAATCAAGATTCTCGTGGTGCAAAACGAAACTTCGCGTTTACCGGAGACTCCAAGGCTAACCGCCGATTCCCATTAAAGGAAAGCAAAATGGTTGTCGAAGGTTTTATATTCGACAACATACAGCAGATAGAGACTAGGTTTATTGATCTAGAGCCTCGGTTCGAGATGAAAGCGGTAAAGCGGTATAGCTCTCGGATATGCTGGAAACCACCAAGAGCAAGCCATCAGTTCGAATATCACAACTACTGGCTGGCTTGGTTTGGCTTCCAAACAGAATTTCCTAATCCTGCAACTGCAGTCCCGCGGCGAATTGGAGAAGATACTCGATTTGTGGACTTGAGATGCTTCAAGACTCAAGTCACAGGTGTTTTGGGAAGCACGGACGTGTCGATGAGAGTCGGAGATGCTATTTGTGGCTTGATGGGGGCCAGGGTTCCCTATATTCTGCGATCATGTGGCAATTCATGGATGTTTGTTGGTCCCTGGTAAGTCCTCAATTAAACCTCTGTGCCGTTATTGACAATTGCAGCCACCTGCTTGAGCTCGGGGTTTGAACGGCCTGTTAATGAAAGAGCTAGATGCTGGAAGGTTTACGCTTCGGAATTTCATTATTAAATAATTGCCGAGACGAGAAATAGGCACAAGATTAACCAGTCAGTATTGAACACTTGAGAAGCACTTGGTACGGATTTGTGCTTCACAGTGATAATCTCAATTCAATAATTTAAGAATAGATTTCCGCTCTATGTACTAACAAATGAGTGCCTAGGAGTTTACAGCTATAGTCTAGATGGCGCTCTTCGTAAACAATTCATCATGCAGCATATTCAGAGCCCTAGTGGCGTCCTTATCCGGGATCACACAGGATATGTTAATCTCACTCGCGCCTGTTACCAAAACAGATCAGCACTTGACTGTCAAAGATTCACCAATGTTTACATACCTTGCGAAATCATCTCAATGTTCACATGCTGCTCCCCCAAAATAGCGAACATCCTTCCAGCAATGCCAGTCATATTCTTCAATTCAGCACCAACGAGACTCAGAATAGCCATGTCTGGCAACACATTCAcctctccttcttcagaAAGCCTGCACTGAACATTCTTGATCTGAGAAGGCTCCATGTTGGAACTGTTGATTGCCATAGAGACATGGACTTCCGAGGTGGAGATTAGGTCGACTGAAATATCGTGCTCGGCCAGGATGGTGAAAACTTTGACGAAGAAACCGTGAGACATGGACTGTTTGTTGCTCAGaatgttgaagatggtgatgtctCGTTTGATAGTGACAGCTGTCGGCATTTTCGGCAGTGCTGTGGATGAAGTACTGTCCGAGTCAGAAGGATCCAGGTAATCGATCGGCCACGAAGATGTGTCGTCACCATCGCTGGGGACAACAACAGTTCCTTGACCCCACGGCTTCTGCACATTCTTAACAAAGATACTAACTGGGGGCTTCGCTTGAATTGCCAGAGACAGTgcaagatgatggatgacCTCGGATCCATAGAATGTCAGTTCAGCTGCTTCTGACGGAGTAATTGAAGGCAAGCATCTAGCATCAGGGACTTCTCGGGGATCAGCTGTGAAGATTCCATCGACCTCTTTCCAGATCTGCACTCTTTCTGCATGCAGGCCGATCGCCACCAAAACAGCGCACAGATCAGAATATCCTCTTCCAATACCACTGTCTATCAAACTCCCGGGAACAGTGCCAAAGAAGCCGGTGATGACGGGAACTCTCCCATTGCAAGCTTCGACCCGCTTTCCAAAGACTGCAGCAGCTTCATGGAAGAACTCAGGCTTCAACTGATCCAGGTTATTGCTGGGTACAATATCGGAGAGATCGACGTATTCCGCTGGGATATCTCTGTCTCGCAGCATAGCAACCATGAGTCGACAGCTCAACTTCTCACCAAAGCTGACCATTTTGTCCTTTGCTTTGCCATTGATGTCGAGATTGAAGCGCTTAGCAGCGGACGTGTAGTCAAGTAGCTCTTGGCAATCTGCGGTGATCTGTCGGATTGTCTCATCACGGATATCCTGTCTCAAGATATATATCTGAACAGTGGCGACTTGATCATCACGGATATCTCGAATGATGCTGCGAAGTCTGTCGAATAGCAACTCTTGCATGTCAGGGTCTTGAGTTATGGCTACTATGCCTCTCAATGTCCGATAGACTTGTAGCAGCCTTGATGATCGTGATTAGTAGTTTGAGCTGATGGGAGGTTATCTGGCTGTTTGACTCACCTGCTCGTTGTTCCGAAGACTTTCTTTCCGGAACTTCGTGCAGAGCATATCACTGCTGGTCTGTCACCTCCAAGCCTCGCACTGCAACAACATTAGCCGGCTCCCTTGATACGCTAGTGGCCCAGCTGTACCTTTTCACAATCTCGGCAACCTACCATATTCATGTCAGCAATGGTCACTATGGCAAACCGGTTGAACTAAGAGCGTGCAACTAACCTTGTCTGGGAATTTACCAATGCTAGTTCCACCAAACTTTTGAACCACCCAGGAATTATCTCGACGATTGCGCATCCTGGCAACTGTTGTTACGATTTCTCTCAAATTATTACGCTTTGCGGTCTCTTGAGTTTGTTTGCAATAAAATGTGTTTTAGAAGCAAATATAATTTAAACGATGGAAAACCCAGCTCATCACTCTGCACGTTGAGTTCAGGTAGCACTCAGCGTGTTAATCTACGACCTCAGCGACTTATCGCGAGAAGTCCCCGATGTCAGCGCCGAGGTACGGACAAATCTTTAATCAGAGCATCGAAGTTTGCGTGTCATTTTTGAACTGCATGTTTGCCACTCGATGCCTAAGTTGATGTTACCACGCGCTCTAGGGCTCCCGGAAGGTTATCGCCATTCAACGAGGTGCTAACAAAAACCTCTCATCACCGGGATATAAGCCGGAGAGACTAATCGCCCAGCCGGCCGGAGTGGAGCCTCCGATTGCTTCGAACATGACGAGGCCGATCGGAACTTTTCATTCGGATCCGATCCGAGCGTTCAAGTTGCAATTAACTGCACGTAACCAGATCCGATTATCACGTTAAACAAGGCTTCCACCGATTCAGgcgaaagagaagagaagggtTCCAATATCATGACATGAATTTTCGGGCCGTATCCCGCAAATCCTTGCACGCGAACAAACAGACGCGTTCCTCTTCACTAAATTATTTACTCTTGAAAGGCCAAATAGACAACTTTCCGAAATCCCAAACCCCCTCAATCGTAAAAATATCCTTCCGAATAATCTCCCtgatctcctcctcactctCCGCCTTGATGATCATGACTGTTCCATTCTCGGCGACTTGCTGGCCTTCGGGGCTGTGATGAGCAAGGGTGCTGCCGAAGAACGGGACGCGGCCGGCTTTGACCAGGGGAGCTGCGTCTTGGTTGTGAGGTTTGAGAAGGACTTGTCGCTTGGCTAGGACGTCGGGAAGATCAgggatgatgacgaggtATTCTTTGAGCTCGGTGGCCATGATGGGCAGTGACTGAGATGTAGTTGGTGTAGAAGAAATGATAGTTCGGAGATTGGCCTGAAGTGTTAATGGCTTATGCTTTGAGAAGACGGTGTTCAGCTGTCAGTGATTAAATACGCTGGTGATCTTGGTTCTGCAttgcatcttcatcatgggcCAATGCTGGCCGAATTATCATAGTCTAATCCTTACTGGAGTTTCGGATCGGGGATCAAGAAAACGTCGGGCCTTGAGAGGACGCCAAATTAACTAATGAAAGAGCCGCCTGATCTGAAACTGATTTACCCAATTCTTTTTGTCGCTTGGGGTCAAGGTCCATGGCCCCCGAAACGGGCTCTTCCGGACCCGGGACTTGTTGGCTTCGGCCGGAGCCTTTCGGTAGTTTTGTCGATTCACTTCTTTCGCGACTTCATGCCTAGCCATTCTGGGAACAATCGAGAGATCGGGAGAGATCGGTGATAAGATAGGCACTGGCTCGGCTCGGATGAACAGGGATAGCCTACAAAACCGCTGAGCAAAATGATGTCATGAAACCTCAAACGCGACTGTCCTACCCTATTCTCATTAAAGATGATAGTGTTATAACGCGTTGATGATGTAGAAAGCGCGGTTTTACTACGATATCGTTTTATAAGTGATTAATAGAGATCAGAGAGGCATAGTTTGAGGTTCATAATTTAAACATGTGTAATTGACGACGCGTTCTATTTCtgaaaaaaaagaaaataaggaAATGCCCTGAGTGAAATAAAACATAGACCAATCTATATAAATTGCGCGACAAACTTTTCATTCTCAATAAGGCTCTTCATGCAATCAAGGCAGACTTTGCCATAACCTTCTTGGCAAATCCAGTCAAAGGATCATTGCTGACAATGTCAAAGACAGAGAGGTCAGCCTGGAACTCCTTCAATAGCCAAGTGCGAATCTCAATCGCGACAAGACTGTCAATACCAAGCGCAGGCAGCGACTTTCGCGAGTCCATATCCTCcacatcagccttgatgatcttggaaACACCCTCCAAAAGCTGCTGTAGCACAATTTCGTAGACCTCATCGGGCGAAGCAGCCGCGGCGAgcagcttcttccagtcCTGGCCACCAGCGGTAGCACCAGTGCCTTGACGATCCAATTGGTTGAGCACTGCGAATCGCGAGTCAGCGAACCAGTAGGGGTCGTTGGCTGCTAGCTTGTCGAGTTGACCGCCTGTAGATGCGCCGAGAGCCACCTGTGTAGGGGTACGGCCTGAGATGGCGGCCTTGATGACATTGAGAACATCATTCTCATCCATACCGAGCAGACCGCcatccttgagaagctggaagACCTCGCTTCGCTCTGTGGAAACACCGATGCCGACGACGAGACTGAGGTTGATGCTGGTGGCTGCGAGTCCTGAAGCCGCGCGGTGATGAGCGAGCGCGTCTTGGTACGTGTTACCCGCGTTGTAGTTGGCTTGACCTCGCGATCCGATGATACCGGCAATTGAAGACAGGCAGATGAAGAAATCCAAGTCAGTAGGGAGGAGTTCGTGCAGGTTACGCGTCGCGAGAAGCTTGGGACGGAGAGACGCGTTCCAATCGTCAGCCGTCATGTTACTGTAGACCGCGTCCTAAAGCGCATTAGTGAGTGAATACAAGTAATCTCGAAGGAGGACCTACTCTCAGATCCATGGCGCAGTGAATCAATCCCTTGATGGCTGGGAAGCTCTGCTTCACACCGTTGATGACAGGCTCGAGCTGAGACTTCTCTGCGACATCAACCGCAAAAGCCTTGGCTTGAACGCCTTGAGCATGAAGCTCATCGAGAAGAGCTTGGGCTTCGGGACGCGAAGCGGCTGATCGAGAGAGGAATATGAGATGACGCGCGCCTCGTTCGACAAGCAGACGCGTCACCGATCGACCAATACCGCCGAGACCACCGATGAGAACGTAGGTGGCATCATGAGGCAGACAGAAGCTCTCAAGACCCTCGGGAACGACCTAGAAGTTATCAGTACACGTTAAGAGAGAAAGATTGAGAAGAGACTAACCGGAACAATATCATCAGGACGAGGGTACAGAACAATCTTGCCGACGTGACCACCACTCTGCATCAGTCTGAAAGCCTTCGAGACCTCACCGAAAGAGTATCGTGCAAGGTTGTTCAAAGGCGAGATGGCATTCTTGGACAGAAGCTCGACGACCTGGCTGCCGATAGCCTCGAAACGGTCAGGATAGCTAATGACCTGAGTCAAGATGTCTAATCCAGAAAAGGTGATGTTATCAAGGAACGGACGCATGTCCAGACCGCTGTTGTCGTAGATGTCACGCTTTCCAAGCTCAATGAAGCGACCGAAGGGTGCAACACAAAGCCATGTTCGGCGAAGTGCTTCACCAGCAAGAGAGTTGATGACAACATCGACACCTCGTTGGTTAGTGAGACGGAGAACACCATCAGCGAAAGAGTAGTCACGGCTGTTGAAGATGTGAGACTCCTTGATGCCGTACTCTTCGATCAAAAgacgcttcttcttctcagaaGAGACAGTAGCAAAAATCTCAGCGCCGAGGTACTTGGCGAGACGAATGGCAGTCTGACCAACACCACCCGCCGCAGAGTGAATCAAGACTGACTCACCGCGCTGAAGACGCGCGACATCAATGAGGGAGTGGACGACTGTAGCAGAGGTACACATCAAAGAAGCAGCTTCCTCGTCGCCGAGATGATCAGGTGTTCTCTGGAAAGTACGAGGATCAACGCGGACACGAGTCTGGAAACAACCTGCGTGCATACCAAAGACACGATCACCAACCTTGAACTTCTGCACACCAGCGCCAACCTTGGAGACGACACCTGCACACTCAATACCGAGGGTGTTATCCTCCATCTGACCCATCGCAACCATGACATCACGGAAGTTCAGTCCCACAGAACCAACCTCGATCTCAATCTGGTTATCACCAAGAGGTCCAGAGAGATCAGGAACGGAGAGGTACTCGAGAGTGTCGAGGAGACCGGGATCGCGGATGGAGAGTTGCAGAGGCTTAATGACTTGCTTCAGAGGCATCTTGACGGCTGAGAGGTTGTTTCCTGTCTTGGAGGAGTCGAGGAGGGCTTTGAGGTCGGGGTTGGGGATGAGGCGCTCGACGAGGACTTGGTTGTTGCGGATGACGTACTCGGAGTCTGAAGTCTCGCCAAAGATCTTGCGGGAAATGTTCTCGACGATGGTTGAgatggtcttggtgttcAAGGCGGAATCAAGGGAAGTGGATGCATCGAGACCAAGAGTGGTGAAGGAGATGTCAGGGTGTTCGGCGCGAATGGTTCGTCCAAGACCGTTGACGAGGCCTCGAGAGGCAGTGTCGAGAGTCAACCAGAGAGTCCCACGCGATGCAAGGAATAGGGAGCGAAGCTTGGTGAATGTCTCGTGATCAAAGTTCTCTAGGAAAGGAGTGTCGATGTCGAGGGTGGAAAGGGTCAAGAATGGAGTGGTCTGCTCAGGAATATTGGCAAAGTCAGTCTTGGCGACCTCGTAGCCTTGAGAGGTCAAGTCACTCTCAGCCTGCGCAACGAGTTGGCTGAGTCCCGAGGATGGGGAAGATGgagtgacgatgaggacTCGACGGACTGAGGGCTCCGTCTCGGGCTTGTGGCGCGCGATGATGAGGTCTGAAACGGAAGTCGAGATGAAACTGGAAGAGCTGAAAAGGTCAGTGGAGATGGCGGCAGCGTGGTTGGCGATCAGCAAGATGCCGGAAGGcttgaggatcttcttgGCGTTCTTCAAGATGAGCGAGATGTCGCCCTGCTGCTCTTCAACGTCTAGGAAGATAACATCGAGTGTTGCGTCCTCATAGCCTTGAGAGCTGGGGTCCTGAGCGaggtcaagcttctcctgctggatcttgttcttccAGGCCTCAGGGACGGAAGCCTCCACATCGACAGGTCCGTCCAGGGGAGTCGTGAGAGTAACAGATGCGATGCTTCCTTGAAGCTCCTCAGCCTGTGCAGtgagagccttgagaagaGTGCTTGAAGTGGACGAGCTGTACTCAAGCACGTTCAATCCAGGTAGCTTCTGACCCAGAAGAGATAGGTAACTGCCCAGCTTGGAAGCCAAATCGGTACCCCTCAGAAGCTGCTCGAGAGTTACAGCATCAGAGATCTCGATATCGACCACCTTCTTAGGAACAACAGGGACATGTCCAAGCGACTGGCCGTCACCCGAAGAAGAATCAGAAGCACCCCTCAGAGGCACAGTCTTACATCCCTTAAGCGCAATCAAAGGCTTAGTACCATTCTCAGCAAACGCAATGACATCGCTCAGCATGTTGGTAGCACCATGTTTCTTGGAAGTGCTGAAACCATGATACTTGGTACCGCTAGTTGAATCAAAGTCCGCAGAGATGTACAGAGAAGCAGTCGAGACGGGGACTCGGGCCTTGATCTCGGCGGCGTCACCGGTGCTGGAGATCAAGAGATGGACAAACACATCAAGAACAGCGGGATGGATGAGATGAGCGGGCTCCCACTTCTTGGGGTAGAACTCCTTCGTATCGATGACTTCCATGGAGAAGTGAGCCTTGTGATCGAAGAGGTTGAGTTGCTTGACGCCCCGGAATGCTGGGCCCAGACTGAAGCCGGACTCATCGAGCTTGGTGTAGAAGACGGTTGGGTCGACGCTGGGAAGATCAGATTGAGAGATGTCCTTGTACTCTTGGTTCAGAAGAGCGTTGGCCGCAGCCTCCTCGTCCAAGAAAGTACTGTTGGTCTCATGCTTGTAAGACGTGCTGACAAGACCAGTACAGTTGGTCGTCCAAGAACCGCTCTCATTGCGACTTGAAACCGTAAACTCTGTCCAGTGCGACCACGACACATTAGGTCCAGATCTCCAAGGCGTAAGCTGAAGCCTCGTCTCAACAGTCTGGTCAAGCGGAACAACAAGAGCACTGCCAATGTTGACATCACGAATAGTATAACCCTCAACATCAGTACGCGTCTCGACCTGTCGCAGACCCTCGATAGCCATAACGATCATACCAGCCATGGGGTAAATGTTGGTGTTCTGGAACTGATGGTGTTCGATCCACGGCTGCTCCGAGATGCGGAGGTAGTTGTGCCACGCGGGCTCGGCCTTGGTGGAACGAGGATCTCTGACGCCGAGGAGTTCGAGACGGGGGTGTTTGCGCTGCTTGTAGGCGGTCACGGCGGCGGACTCGTGCCAGTAgctgttggtggtgttcCAAGCGTAAGGGGGAAGATCGACGAGTGCGGAGGTGGTTTCGGTGTAGGCGTTGGCGAGGGGAACGTTGACAGGGTGGCCGAGAACAAGGAGTTCGCCAACGACTTCGAGAGTAGTCTGGATAGCATCTTGCTTTCGCTTGATGGCAGAGAAGTACTTTGGCGAGGCGCCCTTGTCACCAATGCTATCGAGAATCTGCTTCAGAGGTCCCTGAAGAGCAGCGTGGGGTCCGATCTCAACCATAGCATCCGCACTACCCTTCTTACCCGAGGCCTTTCGCTTACCCAACGCACCAGCATTCGCAGCAGCAGTGACAGCACCAGAAAAGTTGACAGGGCTGACAAGGTTGGCAACCCAGTACGCAGGGCCAAGTTCAGTGCCGTCGATGGGCTTGGCCGAGACGGAGGAGAACATGCGGACTTTGGGGTTGCCGGGCTTGAGCTCCCACTTGCCGGAGAGAGAGTTGAGATACTCCTCCGAGATCTGCTGCATATGGTGAGAGTGGTAGGCCGTGGTGACGCGGAGTTTACGAGCGAAGATATCATCAGCCTGCAAGAAGGTGAGGACCTCGTCGATGCCTTCGACGTCGCCGGAGAGAGTCACACTGGCGGGACTGTTGATGCAAGCGATGACGATCTTGCCTGCTGTGACGCGGCTGAGATACTCGCTCACACGCTCAGGACCAAGACCGACAGCAGCCATTGAACCAGTCTTGGTAATGTTCCCAGTGAGATGACCACGGAAGTATGCAATTCTCATAGCAGCCTCCTTGTCGAAAGCACCCTTGGCATAAGCAGCAGCAATCTCACCGCTAGAATGACCAATAGTGACTTGAGGGTGAATACCCCAGCTCGCAAGAAGATCAATGATgctgagctgaagagcagTGCAAGAAGGCTGGCTGACGTAAGGAAGGTCAATGATAGACTCTTTCGCATCGCGGttgagctcttcaacaagatcccAGGTGCTGCCAAAGTCTTTGAGGTACTGGCTGCATGCGTGGAGAGATTGCTGGAAGACGGGGTACTTCTGGAGTTCTCTGCCCATGGCGAACCATTGAGCTCCTTGGccagtgaagatgaaggtgAGGGCTTGAGGTCGGGGAACGCGAGCGGCTTTGGTGGGTGCGCCGTCGAGGGCTTGCTGGAGTTCTTCGATGGTTGAGGCAGCGGCGTAGGTCTTCCAGGGAAGAGAGGAGCGCTTCTCGGAGAGAGTGTAGGCGAGGCGGTGGAGGAATTGGTCCTCAGGAAGTTCGCGGGCAGCAGGCTCGGTGAGATAAGCCTGGAGCGTTTGGCTGAGACGAGCGATGCCAGACTCTTCGTGGGatgagagaaggaagaggcgAGACTTCTTGTCAGTCTTGTCGCTAGCGTCTTGAGATCCGTTCCCAATCAAGCCGGTCGTGAGAACACCCTCGACCTTGGTGTTGTGATGGCCCTTGAGGTTGTGAGTCTTGAGGAAGTGGTACGCATCATCCAAAACAGCATGAGCGTTTGCTCCACCGTATCCAAAACTGTTGATACTAGCCCGCCGTAGACCAGCAGGCCACTTGATCTCCTCAGTAGGAATGTTGATCTTCCACTCATCAAGTTTGATCTTAGGATTGACGTTCTCAAGCCCGTAAGTCGGTGAAATTACACCACTCTCAAGACTGTAAATCGTCttgacaagaccagcaaGACCACTCGCACCCTCAAGATGTCCAATGTTACTCTTCACAGAGCCAACATAAACAGGCTTCTCCCTTGTCTTGCCGAAAACGTTGCCAATGACCGAACACTCAATAGGATCACCGACCTTGGTACCTGTTCCATGCGCCTCAAAGAAATTGGTCTTGTCGAAGCTCAGACCAGCTGAAGCATAAGTCGCACGAATAAGCTCTTCCTGGCGAGAAGCAGAAGGTTGCGTGATGCCGAGGGTTCGACCATCTTGGTTGCTACCCGTGCTTCGGAGGACGGCACGGATGGTGTCGCCATCGGAAAGGGCCTTGTCGAGACGCTTGAGGACAACGAAGCCGCCGCCTTCGGCGCGGGCGTAGCCGTTGGCTGAGGCGTCGAAGGAGTGGCATTTGTTGTCGGCGCTGAGGAAGGACATGGAGGACATGAAGACGCCGAAGTTGggaaggagatgaagaccGAGACCTCCGACGAGAGCCTGCTAAGTTAGGACTGAGTTTTGGTGGTGGTTAGGAGATAACTTACAGAGTCGCTTTCGCCATTTCGAATGCTTTGACCTGCGAGGTGCAGGGCAGTCAATGTGGAAGAGCAAGCGGTGTCAATGGTGACGCTGGGTCccttgaggttgaagaaccAGGAGATGCGATTTGAAAGAAGGGCTGGACCAGTACCGGTGGCGGTGTACTTGGGTGCGCTGTCCATGTCGTAGGCTTGAAGATCCCAGTAATCGTGCTGGCATGCTCCGATGTAGCAAGACATGTGTTGATTGGCGACCTCGTCGATCTTGAGACCAGCTACTGACTGTCAGCTCCAAACCGTCACAGTAGAGCCAGGCATCTTACCATTCTCGAGACCCTCGTAGGCCAGCTCAAGGAGAATCCTCTGCGTAGGATCCATACCCCTCGCCTCCTCAGGCGTAATAGAGAAGAACCCAGCATCAAACTTATCAACATCACTCTGTAAGAAATACCCCTGCTTGGTATTCAACGTCCCCGCCCTTCCACCATCAGGATGATAAAACCCATCAATGTTGAAACGGCTCTCAGGAACATCACTCAGGGCGTTCCTCCCCTCCTTGAGAAGATCCCAAAGATGGCGAGGCGAAGTTCCATCACCAGGAAATCTACCAGAGACACCGATGACAGCGATAGCAGACGAGATATCGCCGTCTACCTGAGGGAGGCTAGCATCGTGTTCAACGCCACCATTGGCA
This genomic stretch from Fusarium oxysporum f. sp. lycopersici 4287 chromosome 5, whole genome shotgun sequence harbors:
- a CDS encoding hypothetical protein (At least one base has a quality score < 10) yields the protein MTLFNGSNGANGTSSGHGAHPSANGFHNAANGGANNGTANGGVEHDASLPQVDGDISSAIAVIGVSGRFPGDGTSPRHLWDLLKEGRNALSDVPESRFNIDGFYHPDGGRAGTLNTKQGYFLQSDVDKFDAGFFSITPEEARGMDPTQRILLELAYEGLENAGLKIDEVANQHMSCYIGACQHDYWDLQAYDMDSAPKYTATGTGPALLSNRISWFFNLKGPSVTIDTACSSTLTALHLAGQSIRNGESDSALVGGLGLHLLPNFGVFMSSMSFLSADNKCHSFDASANGYARAEGGGFVVLKRLDKALSDGDTIRAVLRSTGSNQDGRTLGITQPSASRQEELIRATYASAGLSFDKTNFFEAHGTGTKVGDPIECSVIGNVFGKTREKPVYVGSVKSNIGHLEGASGLAGLVKTIYSLESGVISPTYGLENVNPKIKLDEWKINIPTEEIKWPAGLRRASINSFGYGGANAHAVLDDAYHFLKTHNLKGHHNTKVEGVLTTGLIGNGSQDASDKTDKKSRLFLLSSHEESGIARLSQTLQAYLTEPAARELPEDQFLHRLAYTLSEKRSSLPWKTYAAASTIEELQQALDGAPTKAARVPRPQALTFIFTGQGAQWFAMGRELQKYPVFQQSLHACSQYLKDFGSTWDLVEELNRDAKESIIDLPYVSQPSCTALQLSIIDLLASWGIHPQVTIGHSSGEIAAAYAKGAFDKEAAMRIAYFRGHLTGNITKTGSMAAVGLGPERVSEYLSRVTAGKIVIACINSPASVTLSGDVEGIDEVLTFLQADDIFARKLRVTTAYHSHHMQQISEEYLNSLSGKWELKPGNPKVRMFSSVSAKPIDGTELGPAYWVANLVSPVNFSGAVTAAANAGALGKRKASGKKGSADAMVEIGPHAALQGPLKQILDSIGDKGASPKYFSAIKRKQDAIQTTLEVVGELLVLGHPVNVPLANAYTETTSALVDLPPYAWNTTNSYWHESAAVTAYKQRKHPRLELLGVRDPRSTKAEPAWHNYLRISEQPWIEHHQFQNTNIYPMAGMIVMAIEGLRQVETRTDVEGYTIRDVNIGSALVVPLDQTVETRLQLTPWRSGPNVSWSHWTEFTVSSRNESGSWTTNCTGLVSTSYKHETNSTFLDEEAAANALLNQEYKDISQSDLPSVDPTVFYTKLDESGFSLGPAFRGVKQLNLFDHKAHFSMEVIDTKEFYPKKWEPAHLIHPAVLDVFVHLLISSTGDAAEIKARVPVSTASLYISADFDSTSGTKYHGFSTSKKHGATNMLSDVIAFAENGTKPLIALKGCKTVPLRGASDSSSGDGQSLGHVPVVPKKVVDIEISDAVTLEQLLRGTDLASKLGSYLSLLGQKLPGLNVLEYSSSTSSTLLKALTAQAEELQGSIASVTLTTPLDGPVDVEASVPEAWKNKIQQEKLDLAQDPSSQGYEDATLDVIFLDVEEQQGDISLILKNAKKILKPSGILLIANHAAAISTDLFSSSSFISTSVSDLIIARHKPETEPSVRRVLIVTPSSPSSGLSQLVAQAESDLTSQGYEVAKTDFANIPEQTTPFLTLSTLDIDTPFLENFDHETFTKLRSLFLASRGTLWLTLDTASRGLVNGLGRTIRAEHPDISFTTLGLDASTSLDSALNTKTISTIVENISRKIFGETSDSEYVIRNNQVLVERLIPNPDLKALLDSSKTGNNLSAVKMPLKQVIKPLQLSIRDPGLLDTLEYLSVPDLSGPLGDNQIEIEVGSVGLNFRDVMVAMGQMEDNTLGIECAGVVSKVGAGVQKFKVGDRVFGMHAGCFQTRVRVDPRTFQRTPDHLGDEEAASLMCTSATVVHSLIDVARLQRGESVLIHSAAGGVGQTAIRLAKYLGAEIFATVSSEKKKRLLIEEYGIKESHIFNSRDYSFADGVLRLTNQRGVDVVINSLAGEALRRTWLCVAPFGRFIELGKRDIYDNSGLDMRPFLDNITFSGLDILTQVISYPDRFEAIGSQVVELLSKNAISPLNNLARYSFGEVSKAFRLMQSGGHVGKIVLYPRPDDIVPVVPEGLESFCLPHDATYVLIGGLGGIGRSVTRLLVERGARHLIFLSRSAASRPEAQALLDELHAQGVQAKAFAVDVAEKSQLEPVINGVKQSFPAIKGLIHCAMDLRDAVYSNMTADDWNASLRPKLLATRNLHELLPTDLDFFICLSSIAGIIGSRGQANYNAGNTYQDALAHHRAASGLAATSINLSLVVGIGVSTERSEVFQLLKDGGLLGMDENDVLNVIKAAISGRTPTQVALGASTGGQLDKLAANDPYWFADSRFAVLNQLDRQGTGATAGGQDWKKLLAAAASPDEVYEIVLQQLLEGVSKIIKADVEDMDSRKSLPALGIDSLVAIEIRTWLLKEFQADLSVFDIVSNDPLTGFAKKVMAKSALIA